A genomic region of Desulfosarcina ovata subsp. ovata contains the following coding sequences:
- a CDS encoding efflux RND transporter permease subunit — protein MNETSTSQCLPSSSWLARLIYFCMRRKVIVGLMAIILIGWGLVVAPFDWHLGGLWRDPVPVDAIPDIGENQQIVFTEWSGRSPRDVEDQITYPLSVSLMGLPGVKALRGYSMFGFSLIYIIFNDDIDFYWSRSRVLESLNSLPGRDLPQGVKPTLGPDATALGQVFWYTLEGVDPQGNPSGGWDLHELRTLQDWYVRYALLSVPGVSEVASVGGFVEEYQIDVDPDRMRYRNVRLEEVVDAVRRANVDVGARTIEVNRVEYVIRGLGLIKDLADIKNSLIKTVDGAPVLVSHVAHVSRGPADRRGALDKGGREAVGGVVVVQYGENPLAVIKRVKAKIDEIALGLPERQLTDGTLSKVKIVPFYDRTGLILETLDTLRSALTLEVLVTIIVVILLMVHLRSSILISGLLPLAILICFIAMKVFYVDANIVALSGIAIAIGTMVDMGIIMTENILRHLDRADPAEDRTAVVARAAREVSGAVLTAVSTTIVSFLPVFTMVAAEGKLFRPLAFTKTFALLASLMVALCVIPPLAQVLFTRKAGRRKGGWVFYEGLIYLGAVLVFTIGWKVGGFVAIIGAYNLLTLRVPAPIGRRMRQVNSLLVAIGVALVLANYWRPLGLGKGLVPNFFFVVLVIGLLLGGFRTFQHYYPRILGWCLGHKVTFLTVPLLILLLGVTVWQGAGPLTAWLPGLVRNSLPMAFLARQFPGIGKEFMPPLDEGAFLYMPVTMPHASIGEVMDILQRQDRAIQAIPEVDTVVGKLGRAESPLDPAPVSMIETLINYHDEYLRDADGTIGTFRFDSTVLDFFRNVEGHPLAAPDGRPYHVRGQFLRDGHQRLIPDSHGQPFRLWRPRLDPAINDQRNAWPGIQTPDDIWDEIVAAASIPGTTVAPKLQPISARLVMLQSGIRASMGVKVIGSDLQTIETTSRKIEKYLREVPSVDPLSVIADRIVGKPYLEIDIDRRAIAQYGIDLQQVQDVIEVAIGGKQISTTIEGRERHPVRVRYLRELRDHLDTIGEVLVPAPDGTQVPLIQLATINYVPGPQVIKSEDTFSVGYVLFDKRPGFAETNVVESAGQYLKEKIEDGELDIPEGISFSFTGNYENQVRADKKLHVILPLALVIIFIILYLQFKSVSTSLLVFSGVAVAWAGGFIMIWLYAQPWFLDFPLFGPAMREIFQVHPINLSVAVWVGFLALFGIASDDGVVMATYLENTFARKKMQSIAEIRQSTIHASLKRVRPCLMTTATTILALLPVMTSKGRGADIMVPMAIPTVGGMAVGLVSMLVVPVLYCAIKEHAAAVEMCRILGASGAKRENGDGAV, from the coding sequence ATGAACGAAACTTCGACATCCCAATGCCTTCCGTCGTCTTCCTGGCTTGCAAGGCTCATCTACTTTTGTATGCGGCGCAAGGTGATTGTCGGCCTCATGGCCATCATCCTGATTGGCTGGGGGCTGGTGGTAGCCCCTTTCGACTGGCATCTGGGAGGATTGTGGCGTGACCCCGTGCCGGTGGACGCCATTCCCGATATCGGGGAGAACCAGCAGATTGTCTTTACCGAGTGGAGCGGCCGCTCTCCCCGGGATGTCGAAGACCAGATCACCTACCCCCTTTCCGTTTCCCTGATGGGACTTCCCGGCGTCAAGGCCCTCAGGGGCTACTCCATGTTCGGTTTTTCACTCATCTACATTATTTTCAACGACGACATCGACTTTTACTGGTCGCGCAGCCGTGTGCTGGAAAGTCTCAACAGCCTGCCCGGCCGCGACCTGCCCCAGGGGGTCAAGCCCACCCTGGGGCCGGATGCCACGGCCCTGGGGCAGGTTTTCTGGTACACCCTGGAAGGGGTCGACCCCCAGGGAAATCCTTCCGGCGGATGGGATCTGCACGAACTCCGAACCCTTCAGGACTGGTACGTGCGCTATGCCCTCCTGTCCGTTCCGGGCGTGAGCGAAGTGGCCTCGGTGGGGGGCTTTGTCGAGGAGTACCAGATCGACGTCGATCCGGACCGCATGCGCTATCGCAACGTCCGCCTGGAAGAGGTGGTCGATGCCGTTCGCCGGGCCAACGTGGATGTGGGCGCGCGAACCATAGAAGTCAACCGGGTGGAGTACGTGATCCGCGGGCTCGGATTGATCAAGGATCTGGCCGATATCAAGAACTCCCTGATCAAAACCGTCGATGGGGCGCCGGTTCTGGTCAGCCATGTGGCCCATGTCAGCCGCGGACCGGCCGACCGCCGCGGCGCCCTGGACAAGGGAGGTCGTGAAGCCGTGGGCGGGGTGGTGGTGGTCCAGTACGGGGAAAATCCCCTGGCGGTGATCAAGCGGGTCAAGGCCAAGATTGACGAGATCGCCCTGGGGCTGCCCGAACGGCAACTCACCGACGGCACGCTCAGCAAGGTGAAGATCGTTCCCTTTTATGATCGCACCGGTCTGATCCTCGAAACCCTGGACACCCTGCGCTCGGCCCTCACCCTGGAGGTTCTGGTGACCATCATCGTGGTCATCCTGCTGATGGTCCACCTGCGGAGCTCGATTCTCATCTCCGGCCTGCTGCCCCTGGCCATCCTGATCTGCTTTATCGCCATGAAGGTGTTCTACGTCGACGCCAATATCGTGGCCCTGTCGGGCATCGCCATTGCCATCGGTACCATGGTGGACATGGGTATCATCATGACCGAAAATATCCTGCGGCATTTGGATCGGGCCGATCCGGCCGAGGACCGTACGGCGGTGGTGGCCAGGGCCGCCCGTGAGGTGAGCGGCGCCGTTCTGACCGCGGTCTCGACCACGATTGTCAGTTTCCTGCCGGTGTTCACCATGGTGGCGGCCGAGGGCAAGCTCTTCCGCCCCCTGGCCTTCACCAAAACCTTTGCCCTGCTGGCTTCGCTGATGGTCGCCCTGTGTGTGATTCCCCCCCTTGCCCAGGTGCTTTTCACCCGCAAGGCGGGGCGACGCAAGGGCGGTTGGGTTTTCTATGAGGGCCTGATCTACCTGGGAGCTGTGCTGGTCTTCACGATCGGTTGGAAAGTCGGCGGCTTCGTCGCCATCATCGGGGCCTACAACCTGTTGACCCTCAGGGTCCCGGCACCCATCGGTCGCCGCATGCGGCAGGTCAACTCCTTGCTGGTGGCCATTGGCGTCGCGCTGGTGCTCGCCAATTACTGGCGGCCGCTGGGGCTGGGAAAAGGGTTGGTGCCCAACTTCTTTTTCGTGGTGCTGGTCATCGGTTTGCTGCTGGGCGGATTCCGGACCTTTCAGCATTACTACCCGCGTATTCTGGGGTGGTGCCTGGGTCACAAGGTCACCTTTCTTACCGTCCCCTTACTCATCCTGCTGCTCGGCGTGACGGTGTGGCAGGGTGCCGGCCCTCTGACGGCCTGGCTGCCCGGTCTCGTGAGAAATTCTTTACCCATGGCGTTTCTGGCGCGTCAGTTTCCCGGGATCGGCAAGGAATTCATGCCCCCCCTGGACGAAGGCGCCTTCCTGTACATGCCGGTCACCATGCCGCATGCCTCCATCGGTGAAGTCATGGATATTCTCCAGCGCCAGGACCGGGCGATTCAGGCGATCCCGGAGGTCGATACCGTGGTCGGGAAGCTGGGGCGCGCGGAAAGCCCGCTGGATCCCGCCCCGGTATCCATGATCGAAACCCTGATCAATTACCATGACGAGTACCTCAGGGATGCGGACGGAACCATTGGTACCTTTCGTTTTGATTCTACCGTACTCGACTTCTTTCGCAATGTTGAGGGCCATCCCCTGGCCGCACCGGACGGGCGCCCCTATCATGTCCGGGGACAATTTCTCAGAGACGGCCATCAGCGTCTGATTCCCGACAGCCACGGCCAACCGTTCCGTCTCTGGCGGCCGAGGCTGGACCCGGCGATCAATGACCAGCGCAACGCATGGCCGGGCATTCAAACACCCGACGACATCTGGGATGAGATTGTCGCCGCCGCCTCGATTCCCGGAACCACGGTGGCTCCGAAGCTTCAGCCCATATCGGCCCGCTTGGTTATGCTGCAAAGCGGCATTCGAGCCAGTATGGGGGTCAAAGTCATCGGTTCCGACCTGCAGACCATTGAAACGACGTCCCGGAAGATCGAAAAATATCTCCGGGAAGTTCCTTCCGTCGATCCGCTTTCGGTGATCGCCGACCGCATCGTCGGCAAACCCTACCTGGAGATCGATATCGATCGCCGCGCCATCGCCCAGTACGGCATCGATCTGCAGCAGGTTCAGGATGTGATCGAAGTGGCCATCGGCGGAAAGCAGATCTCGACCACCATCGAGGGGCGCGAACGGCACCCGGTGCGGGTGCGCTATCTGCGCGAACTGCGCGACCATCTGGATACCATCGGCGAGGTTCTGGTGCCGGCCCCGGACGGCACCCAGGTTCCTCTGATTCAACTGGCCACGATCAACTATGTTCCCGGTCCCCAGGTGATCAAGAGTGAAGACACATTCTCCGTTGGGTATGTGCTGTTTGACAAACGGCCGGGATTTGCCGAGACCAATGTCGTCGAATCGGCCGGGCAATATCTGAAGGAAAAAATCGAGGATGGTGAGCTGGACATCCCCGAGGGGATCAGCTTTTCGTTTACCGGTAATTATGAAAACCAGGTTCGGGCCGACAAGAAGCTGCACGTCATCCTGCCGCTGGCCCTGGTCATTATCTTTATTATTCTCTATCTCCAGTTCAAATCCGTTTCCACCAGTCTGCTGGTTTTCTCGGGGGTGGCCGTGGCCTGGGCCGGCGGGTTCATCATGATCTGGCTCTACGCGCAGCCCTGGTTCCTCGATTTCCCGCTGTTCGGACCGGCCATGCGGGAGATTTTTCAGGTTCACCCCATCAATCTGAGTGTGGCCGTCTGGGTGGGATTCCTGGCACTGTTCGGCATCGCTTCGGACGATGGGGTGGTCATGGCGACCTACCTCGAAAACACTTTTGCGCGGAAGAAAATGCAAAGCATCGCCGAGATCCGCCAATCGACCATCCATGCCAGTCTGAAGCGGGTGCGTCCCTGTCTGATGACTACCGCCACCACCATTTTGGCGCTCCTGCCGGTGATGACCTCAAAGGGACGCGGTGCCGACATCATGGTTCCCATGGCGATCCCGACGGTGGGTGGAATGGCTGTCGGGCTGGTATCCATGTTGGTGGTACCGGTGCTTTACTGTGCGATCAAGGAACACGCGGCGGCCGTTGAAATGTGCCGCATCCTGGGCGCTTCAGGGGCCAAAAGGGAAAATGGGGATGGGGCGGTTTAA
- a CDS encoding efflux RND transporter periplasmic adaptor subunit, whose product MKTLTKRTRIKKSLVLAIALMVGAGLGYGLNGNDADSHTGQEPMHPPHDGHPVVQTVHAAQMPGEMPEAQALYICPMNCVPPMEKPGKCPVCGMDLVAMVTTDHRHADKSPQVTFRPQQLHQIGVRTAPVARKFVTAKIKLYGKIEYDPVEQYKVTAFAPGIIDRIYVKRAGQTVRRGDPLFDMHSSELFVLEQDLFEVLKAFPDPVDFRPARGQIYKRQMRPPRRQFSIPRTGEAPAAEIAAKTAALEKLAQIKRKMRLLGLTEENIERVMARGLPSGISTVITPTTGVVQEQFAFKGAYVNTGETVFTVANPEYTWARLEGYATDFPWVRLGQEAEFTVDAYPGEIFKGKVLYLDTEFDPRTRTFEVGVLYTDKAKRLKPNMLVRCVIHSTLTADGAAAPGEESAGAPLVIPDTAPLITGNRAVVYVEDPGKSGTYEGREVLLGPRASDYYVVRQGLMEGETVVTNGNFKIDSAVQILAKPSMMEQGAGRRAMMGMHAGHAAMPAMAMPTTGKVETEIAGSGLMHHDSGHQATMAGHSRHAAAPAMGMTAMGHEDKMEPMPSTAKGISRPAARKPSADRYRQIKARLEKLKKEIR is encoded by the coding sequence ATGAAAACGCTGACGAAAAGAACCCGTATCAAGAAATCCCTGGTGCTGGCCATTGCCTTAATGGTAGGTGCCGGGTTGGGGTATGGCTTGAATGGTAACGACGCCGATTCTCACACCGGCCAGGAGCCCATGCACCCGCCGCATGACGGCCACCCGGTCGTTCAGACCGTCCATGCGGCCCAGATGCCGGGGGAAATGCCCGAGGCGCAAGCCCTATACATCTGTCCCATGAACTGTGTCCCACCCATGGAAAAACCCGGAAAATGTCCGGTCTGCGGGATGGATCTGGTGGCGATGGTGACAACGGACCATCGCCACGCCGATAAATCCCCACAGGTGACCTTCAGACCGCAGCAACTGCACCAAATCGGTGTCCGGACTGCTCCTGTGGCACGAAAGTTCGTTACCGCCAAAATCAAGCTCTATGGTAAAATCGAATACGATCCGGTCGAACAGTACAAGGTGACGGCCTTTGCTCCCGGAATCATCGACCGCATCTATGTGAAGCGTGCCGGCCAGACCGTGCGCCGGGGCGATCCGCTGTTCGACATGCACTCCTCGGAGCTGTTTGTCCTTGAGCAGGACCTTTTCGAAGTCTTGAAGGCATTTCCCGATCCGGTCGATTTTCGGCCGGCGAGAGGTCAGATTTACAAACGGCAGATGCGCCCGCCGCGTCGGCAGTTCAGCATTCCCAGGACCGGAGAGGCGCCGGCGGCGGAAATCGCGGCCAAAACGGCCGCACTGGAAAAGCTCGCCCAGATCAAGCGCAAAATGCGATTGCTGGGGTTGACCGAGGAGAACATCGAACGGGTCATGGCCCGTGGCCTGCCCTCGGGTATCTCGACGGTGATTACCCCCACGACCGGTGTGGTTCAGGAGCAGTTCGCTTTCAAGGGGGCATACGTGAATACCGGTGAAACGGTTTTTACGGTTGCCAATCCGGAGTATACATGGGCCCGGCTTGAAGGCTACGCCACGGATTTCCCCTGGGTCCGCCTCGGCCAGGAAGCCGAGTTCACGGTGGATGCCTACCCGGGAGAAATCTTCAAGGGAAAAGTACTGTACTTGGATACGGAATTCGACCCCCGGACGCGTACGTTCGAGGTCGGTGTGCTATACACAGACAAGGCCAAACGGTTGAAACCGAATATGCTGGTTCGCTGCGTGATCCATTCAACCCTGACCGCCGATGGTGCGGCGGCACCCGGGGAGGAATCAGCCGGCGCCCCCCTGGTGATCCCCGACACCGCTCCTCTCATCACCGGAAATCGGGCGGTGGTTTACGTCGAGGACCCTGGAAAATCGGGAACCTATGAGGGGCGTGAGGTGCTGCTGGGGCCGCGGGCCAGCGACTACTATGTGGTCAGGCAGGGACTCATGGAAGGAGAGACGGTGGTGACCAACGGCAACTTCAAGATCGACAGCGCGGTTCAAATTCTTGCCAAACCCAGCATGATGGAGCAAGGTGCCGGCCGCCGGGCGATGATGGGGATGCACGCCGGCCATGCCGCCATGCCGGCCATGGCGATGCCCACCACCGGAAAGGTCGAGACGGAAATCGCCGGGTCCGGCCTGATGCACCACGACAGCGGCCATCAGGCGACGATGGCCGGGCACTCCCGGCACGCCGCCGCCCCGGCCATGGGAATGACCGCCATGGGGCATGAGGATAAAATGGAACCGATGCCGTCTACTGCGAAAGGGATTTCACGTCCGGCGGCCCGCAAGCCGTCGGCCGACCGATACCGTCAAATCAAAGCGCGGTTGGAGAAATTGAAAAAGGAAATTCGATAA
- a CDS encoding S8 family serine peptidase codes for MMKTTKIKSLAAVAAVVTLALVLATGGWARAGEIGARLTETMASTAPDEAMPVIIRLNNTVDVETGHASQKAASRLSALLKDNAHTSQGLLRATLRAKGIQEMLSLWIINGIAVRLTPEQILEFAGHPDVASIVLDDTIYAPIDPETELTMSSGSAWDNLGAIQAPAMRAAGIDGSGVVVATMDSGVDADHPDLTASWRGGGNSWFDPHGEHSTPYDSTGHGTAVMGVLAGGSAIGVAPGAKWIAVKLFSDSGTASYSDIHLGYQWLLDPDGLPDTADAPHVINNSWGLSGAEGQCITEFQQDVQTLKAAGIAMVFSGGNGGPYASSNTSPANYPESFAVGAVDQTGTIAVFSGRGPSACGGLFPEVSAPGVDVNTANKYGGYGAVTGTSIAAPHAAGAMALLKDAYPGAPVVEMEDALMQSAVDLGEPLEDNASGYGLVQAAAAGTFLSNPPGCADSDNDGYFSTDGCGTLEDCDDDNVDRNPSASDIKNDGIDQNCNGYDLTIDIVSAVYLAADQKLTVEATSDLGKDAALELVGYGSMGWNRKKSLWSISVRNVPQDPGNIAVGGVEGYTASATTLDAGGGGSGGGGNYGKGKKK; via the coding sequence ATGATGAAAACAACCAAAATCAAATCATTAGCGGCGGTGGCCGCGGTCGTGACTCTGGCCCTGGTCCTCGCCACCGGAGGTTGGGCCCGGGCTGGCGAAATCGGCGCCCGCCTGACGGAAACGATGGCATCGACCGCGCCCGATGAGGCCATGCCGGTGATCATCCGTTTGAACAACACCGTGGACGTGGAAACCGGTCATGCCAGCCAAAAGGCGGCATCCCGATTGTCCGCCCTGTTGAAGGACAATGCCCACACCTCGCAGGGATTGCTGAGAGCCACACTGAGGGCCAAAGGCATTCAGGAAATGCTTTCGTTGTGGATAATCAACGGCATCGCCGTTCGCCTGACCCCGGAACAGATCCTGGAGTTCGCCGGCCATCCGGATGTGGCGAGCATCGTCCTGGACGATACGATTTACGCGCCGATTGATCCGGAGACCGAGCTGACCATGTCGTCCGGCAGCGCCTGGGACAATCTGGGTGCGATTCAGGCACCCGCCATGCGGGCGGCCGGGATCGACGGCTCGGGCGTGGTGGTGGCCACCATGGACTCCGGGGTCGATGCCGATCACCCGGATCTTACCGCGTCGTGGCGAGGTGGCGGTAACAGCTGGTTTGATCCCCACGGGGAGCATTCGACACCTTACGATTCAACCGGACACGGCACCGCCGTGATGGGAGTCCTGGCCGGCGGTTCTGCGATCGGCGTGGCTCCGGGGGCCAAGTGGATCGCGGTGAAACTGTTCAGTGATAGCGGAACGGCATCCTACAGCGACATCCATCTGGGCTACCAGTGGCTGCTGGATCCGGACGGCCTGCCGGACACCGCGGACGCCCCCCATGTGATCAACAACTCCTGGGGCCTGTCGGGTGCCGAGGGGCAGTGCATTACCGAATTCCAACAGGATGTGCAGACCCTTAAAGCCGCCGGCATCGCAATGGTGTTTTCCGGCGGCAACGGCGGCCCCTATGCCTCCAGCAATACCAGCCCCGCCAATTATCCGGAGAGCTTCGCTGTCGGTGCCGTAGATCAGACCGGCACCATTGCAGTCTTCAGCGGACGCGGGCCGTCGGCCTGCGGCGGGCTGTTCCCGGAGGTCAGCGCCCCCGGCGTCGACGTCAATACCGCCAATAAATATGGCGGCTACGGGGCGGTTACGGGAACCTCCATTGCTGCCCCCCATGCGGCCGGGGCCATGGCCCTGCTCAAGGATGCCTACCCCGGCGCCCCGGTTGTGGAAATGGAAGATGCGCTGATGCAGTCAGCCGTCGACCTGGGTGAACCTCTCGAGGACAATGCTTCCGGATACGGGCTGGTTCAGGCGGCCGCGGCGGGTACCTTTCTGAGCAACCCGCCGGGCTGTGCGGACAGCGACAACGACGGCTATTTTTCCACTGACGGGTGCGGAACGCTAGAAGACTGCGACGATGACAACGTCGACCGCAACCCATCCGCAAGCGATATCAAGAATGACGGCATCGACCAGAACTGCAACGGCTATGACCTGACCATCGATATCGTCAGTGCCGTTTACCTTGCCGCGGACCAGAAGCTTACTGTCGAGGCCACGAGTGATCTGGGTAAAGATGCGGCGCTCGAGCTGGTCGGCTATGGGTCCATGGGTTGGAACCGTAAAAAAAGCCTGTGGAGCATTTCCGTGCGCAACGTGCCGCAAGACCCGGGCAACATCGCCGTCGGCGGTGTGGAAGGGTATACGGCATCAGCCACCACTTTGGATGCCGGCGGTGGCGGCAGCGGTGGGGGCGGCAATTACGGGAAAGGCAAGAAAAAGTAG
- a CDS encoding Ig-like domain-containing protein, with protein sequence MKYTIRFNRFRLPVLVLVVLALAAPSLAADVTIDLCATTGSVTMPDTTVVPIWGYVPGASCAAGAATLPNPVIRVASGDSLTINLTNNLSEPVSFFVPGLMSIPSGGTAGKFTAEADPGGTATYVFDLTNRSGTFLFHSATDRIRTQVPMGLYGALVVDQAPGMAYADVSYFDDQVLVFSEIDPALNADPAGYGGARVINWNPQYFLINGEAYDPATPPTGIGTNQDILLRFVNAGLRTVVPTIGGGLYMNLVGEDGNRYPQPIWQYGIELQAGKTIDAVVNAGADGDYAVYDRALHLVNGGMVTVLQAGAVGGTPTAVSDSYSVDEDGTLTADGVAPNPAGVLANDTGGALAAVLVSGPSSGALSLASDGSFTYTPNSDFFGADQFSYAANDGGGGPNSAPAVVSITVNGLPDAPVAAADSYEAIEGQILNVAAPGVLGNDSDPDGDALNAQNWTTPALGSLTGYGDGGFDFDATGLTAGDVATFDYDACDPGPLCSTATVTVTVIAPPPPPDNIPPVANDDTTSSARGTTLSNYDIVANDTDSDGTIDATSVVITTGSTTQAGGTVINNGNGTITYTPRNNGYRGTDTFQYTVNDDVGATSNVATVRINVQ encoded by the coding sequence ATGAAATACACGATACGATTCAATCGATTCAGGCTGCCGGTCCTGGTGCTGGTGGTCCTCGCCCTTGCGGCGCCCTCCTTGGCGGCGGATGTGACCATTGATCTCTGTGCAACGACGGGCAGCGTGACCATGCCGGACACCACGGTGGTGCCGATCTGGGGCTATGTGCCGGGAGCGAGCTGCGCGGCAGGCGCCGCGACGCTTCCCAATCCCGTGATCAGGGTCGCTTCCGGAGATTCCCTGACCATCAACCTGACCAACAACCTATCCGAGCCGGTATCGTTTTTCGTTCCCGGCCTGATGAGCATACCCAGCGGCGGGACAGCGGGTAAGTTTACGGCTGAGGCCGATCCCGGCGGAACCGCCACATACGTCTTCGACCTCACCAACAGATCCGGTACCTTTCTCTTCCACAGCGCCACGGACCGGATCCGCACCCAGGTGCCCATGGGGCTCTATGGCGCTCTGGTCGTGGATCAGGCCCCGGGCATGGCATATGCCGATGTTTCCTACTTTGATGACCAGGTACTCGTCTTCAGTGAGATCGATCCGGCCCTCAATGCAGATCCCGCCGGTTACGGCGGCGCCCGGGTGATCAACTGGAATCCCCAGTATTTCCTGATCAACGGCGAGGCCTATGATCCGGCCACCCCCCCCACCGGCATCGGAACGAACCAGGACATCCTGCTGCGTTTCGTTAATGCGGGGCTGCGTACCGTGGTGCCGACAATCGGCGGCGGGCTGTACATGAACCTCGTGGGTGAGGACGGCAATCGTTACCCACAACCCATCTGGCAATATGGCATCGAGCTGCAGGCGGGCAAAACCATCGATGCCGTCGTCAATGCCGGCGCCGATGGTGATTATGCGGTCTATGACCGGGCGCTTCACCTGGTAAACGGAGGCATGGTTACCGTTTTACAGGCCGGTGCAGTGGGTGGGACACCGACGGCGGTGTCCGACAGCTACTCGGTGGATGAGGATGGCACGTTGACGGCTGACGGTGTGGCTCCGAACCCAGCCGGCGTGCTCGCCAATGATACCGGTGGGGCGTTAGCAGCTGTGCTGGTGAGCGGTCCGTCGTCCGGAGCGCTCTCGTTAGCGTCCGACGGCAGTTTCACTTACACCCCCAATTCGGACTTCTTTGGTGCCGACCAGTTCTCCTACGCTGCAAATGACGGCGGGGGTGGACCGAACAGCGCGCCGGCGGTGGTCTCCATTACCGTTAACGGGCTTCCCGATGCGCCGGTGGCGGCGGCTGACAGTTACGAGGCGATCGAAGGCCAGATTTTGAATGTGGCGGCCCCCGGGGTTCTCGGGAACGATTCCGACCCCGACGGAGATGCCCTCAACGCCCAGAACTGGACGACGCCAGCACTCGGCAGCCTTACCGGTTACGGTGATGGAGGATTCGATTTTGACGCCACAGGGCTAACGGCTGGTGATGTGGCGACTTTCGACTACGACGCCTGCGATCCGGGCCCGCTGTGCTCAACGGCCACGGTGACCGTCACTGTCATTGCACCGCCGCCGCCACCCGACAACATACCACCGGTCGCCAATGATGACACCACCTCGTCGGCCCGGGGAACAACACTGTCTAATTACGATATTGTCGCCAACGATACGGATTCCGACGGCACCATCGATGCGACGTCGGTTGTGATTACCACCGGATCGACGACCCAGGCCGGCGGTACCGTAATCAACAACGGCAACGGCACCATCACGTATACGCCGAGAAACAATGGCTACCGCGGTACGGACACGTTCCAGTACACCGTCAACGACGACGTCGGGGCGACATCCAACGTGGCCACCGTGCGAATCAACGTGCAATAG
- a CDS encoding multicopper oxidase domain-containing protein, producing the protein MNRIYRRIRPSGVLAIVVLTVLALVNPGHANAQARIDGIENVTAFSFTAGAGELSTPDGGSIHFWGYQDLGGNEGVGVPQYPGPTLILNQGDSVTISLTSGLPQCTSMVFPGHTVTASGGDQDGPLTRETCPNGTAVNYTFTATDPGTYTYYSGTQPELQIEMGLVGAIIVRPAMDIGGDVGYAYDRADTAFDHEVMFLLTSMDPGIHQLAEQNRFAEIDLTQRWPVYWFINGRAAPDDLAAPFVGWLPHQPYNCTPRMSPGQRLLVRIIGGDRDQHPLHLHGNHYKEIARYGRLLTLADGETLAPRKRFTTLSVPGQTVDAIFEWTGEKLGWDIYGSTLDGMPAHDCIDGDGDGFGDVSAGSTYEHEYCADHDKKFPVVLPETQNLAFGGWWSGSPYMGGSGALPPGEGGLNPYGGFFFMWHSHAEKELTNFDIFPGGMLSMMVVEPPGTPIH; encoded by the coding sequence ATGAACAGAATCTACAGAAGGATACGACCCTCCGGGGTTCTCGCGATCGTGGTCCTGACTGTGCTCGCGCTGGTTAACCCCGGCCACGCCAATGCCCAAGCCCGCATTGACGGCATCGAAAACGTGACCGCATTCAGTTTTACGGCCGGTGCCGGAGAACTGAGTACGCCCGACGGCGGCTCCATTCATTTCTGGGGCTACCAGGACCTTGGCGGCAATGAAGGCGTCGGGGTGCCCCAGTATCCGGGGCCGACCCTGATCCTGAACCAGGGCGACTCCGTGACCATCAGCCTGACAAGCGGTCTGCCCCAGTGCACATCGATGGTGTTTCCAGGGCACACCGTGACAGCCAGCGGCGGTGACCAGGACGGCCCGCTGACCCGGGAAACCTGCCCAAACGGTACCGCTGTCAATTACACCTTCACAGCCACCGATCCAGGCACCTACACTTACTATTCCGGCACCCAGCCCGAGCTGCAAATTGAAATGGGCCTGGTCGGGGCCATTATCGTGCGGCCGGCCATGGATATCGGCGGCGACGTGGGATACGCTTATGATCGCGCGGACACCGCATTCGATCACGAGGTGATGTTTCTGCTCACCTCCATGGATCCGGGTATTCACCAGCTCGCCGAGCAGAACCGCTTCGCCGAGATTGACCTCACCCAGCGCTGGCCGGTCTATTGGTTCATCAACGGCCGGGCCGCGCCCGACGACCTGGCGGCCCCTTTTGTCGGGTGGCTGCCCCACCAGCCGTATAATTGTACGCCGCGCATGTCTCCCGGACAACGGTTGCTGGTACGGATTATCGGAGGCGATCGAGATCAGCACCCGCTGCACCTGCACGGCAACCATTACAAGGAAATCGCCCGTTACGGGCGCTTGCTGACCCTGGCGGACGGCGAGACCCTGGCCCCGCGCAAACGCTTCACCACGTTGTCGGTTCCCGGCCAGACAGTGGACGCCATTTTCGAATGGACCGGCGAAAAGCTGGGATGGGATATTTATGGCTCCACTTTGGATGGCATGCCGGCTCACGACTGTATCGACGGTGACGGAGACGGTTTCGGAGACGTCTCGGCCGGCTCGACCTATGAACACGAGTACTGCGCCGACCATGACAAAAAGTTTCCGGTCGTGCTCCCCGAGACCCAGAACCTGGCCTTCGGCGGCTGGTGGTCCGGCAGTCCCTACATGGGCGGTTCAGGCGCTCTGCCTCCAGGTGAAGGCGGCCTCAATCCTTACGGCGGGTTCTTCTTTATGTGGCACTCCCACGCGGAGAAGGAGCTGACCAACTTCGACATTTTTCCCGGCGGCATGCTCTCCATGATGGTGGTCGAACCGCCTGGCACCCCGATACACTAA